In the genome of Streptomyces fagopyri, the window TGGTCGTGCGAGATCACGACGACGTCGACCGGGCCCAGCGCGGCCAGCGGCAGGGGCACCGGGTGCAGCCGCTTGGGGCCGGCGAAGTTGAAGGGAGAACAGCGCTCGCCCCAGACCGGGTCGAACAGCACCCGGTGCCCGTCGATCTCCGCCAGCACGCTGGAGTGTCCCATCCAGGTGAGCCGCAGCCCGCTCGCCGCGGGCCGGGCGAGGTCGGCGAGCGTCGTGGGGTGCACCGGCACCGTGCCCGCGGGGGCGCGGCGGACGCGCTCCTCCTTGCGGAAGAAGACCTTCGCGAACTCGATCATGGAGCCGTCGGGGCGGGTCCGGGCGCTGACCGGGTTCTGGAAGACCCCGTCCGCGAAGTTCGGCGATCTGCGGATGCGCTCCATGCGCTCACCGCCCGGCTCCGCGCCGAAGGCGGCGGGCTGCAGCGCGCGGAGCCCGGAGCTCAACGTACGGAAACCGGTCACGGTACCTCCAATGGAGTCGGTCAGGCCTCCCATTATGGTCGGCCCCTCTGACAGCGCCGGGTCGGCGGTGTCACGGCGCGGTGTCCCCGGTACGCACACCGCGAGCACGGACGCCCGCCGAGCGCACTGTCGGGCGAACGCGCCAAAGGGGCCCACGGCCCGTATCTCGCAACCCCGCGGGGCCCTCTCTTCTTCCGCGGCGGGGAGCGGAATTCCCGGGTACGCGGACACACCCGGCCCGGCACCGGGGACGAACGGCCCCACGCCGTGACGAACCGGTCGGCGACGCTCAGGCCGGCCGCGCGAACATCCGCGCCATCACCGCGGCCCCGCCCGCGCCCGCCCGCCCCCCTCACCACTGCACCCGCCCCCCTCACCACCGCACCCGCTCCCCGCCGCCCGCCGCCCGCCGCTGCTCCGTCCAGTGAATGGACACGGCCCGAGCGACCTTCCGGTACTGACTCACTATTCAGTAAAGGGTCCGGTGGAGGCGTGCGCGCCGATCCGTCCGCGCCGGGAGGAACGGTCGACGCGGACGTACTCGCCGAAGGGGGCCGTTCCCGAGCGGCACCCCGCCCGCCCCGGGTCTGGCCGCACACTGAGTCGGTGCAGAAGTGGCTGGCGGGTCGCGAGGTGATCGTCACCGTGGGCGCCGAGCCGGCCGGGAGCGATCTCCGGTCGCCGCCGACCGCCCTCGTCGTTCCGCTCGGTCCGGGCCGGTCCCGACCGTCCCGAACCGACCGAACCGAACCGAACCGACCGTCCCTACTCGGGCCGACCGTCCCGAACCGAACCGACCGTCCCTACTCGGGCCGGGCGTCCCTACCCGGGCCGGGCGGCCTCCGGACCCCCGCGGACGGCGCGCTCGTCGACGAACCGGCCCGCGCTCCCGCCGGGGTACCGCGTGCCTCCGGCCCCACCCCGATCGCCGTCCCCGAGGAGAACCCATGACCGCGCCTTCGACCGCGCCCCTGATCACACTCACCTGGACCGATCACGTCACCGGCCGCCCGGGCTTCCTCGTGGTCGACCGTCTGGTCCGGGGTGTCTCCAGCGGCGGACTGCGGATGCGTGAGGGCTGCACCCTGGACGAGGTCGCCGGGCTGGCCCGGGGCATGACGATGAAGGAAGCCCTGCACTACAACCCCGAGGGCCGCTACATCCCGCTGGGCGGCGCGAAGGGCGGTATCGACTGCGATCCGCAGGACCCCGCGGCGTACGGCCTCCTGGTGCGCTATCTCCGGGCCATGCGCCCGTACATCGAGAACTTCTGGACCACGGGCGAGGATCTCGGGCTCAGCCAGGACCTGGTCGACCGGGCCGCCACCGAGGCGGGGCTCGTCTCCTCCATCCAGGCCGTGTACCCGCTGCTCGACGACGAGAAGAGCGCGCGGAGCCGTCTCGCGGACGCCTTCGCGGTCGAGGTGGACGGGATCGGGCTCGACGAACTGGTCGGCGGCTGCGGTGTCGCCGAGTCGGTGCTCGCGGCCCTGGACCGCGCCGGCGTCTCCCACCCGGGCACGCGCGTCGCCGTACAGGGCCTGGGCACCATGGGCGGAGCCACGGCGCGGTTCCTGGCGCGCGCCGGTCTCACCGTCGTGGCCGTCGCCGACATCAAGGGCACGATCGAGAACCGGGACGGACTCGACGTCGACGCGCTGCTCGCGGCGAGGGACGCCTACGGGACGGTGGACCGCGCGGCGCTGCGCCCGGCGGACCGCGAACTCCCGGCCGACGCCTGGCTGTCGGCCGACGCGGACGTCCTGGTGCCGGCCGCGGTCTCGTACGCGATCGACACCACGAACCAGGCGCGGATCACGGCCCGTTGGATCGTGGAGGCGGCCAACATGCCCGTCCTGGCCGAGGCGGAGGACCTGCTCGCCGCGCGCGGTGTCCTGGTACTGCCGGACGTCGTCGTCAACTCCGGTACGAACGCCTGGTGGTGGTGGACGCTCTTCGGCGACATCGGCGCGGACGCCGATGAGGCGTTCGCCCACACCCGGCGCTCCATGCGCGGTCTCATCGACCGGATGCTGGCCCGCGCGGAGGCCGACGGGACGACACCGCGGGCCGCCGCGCACGCCATCGTCGCCGACCGGCTGCCGGTGATCGCGGAACGGTTCGGGTGGTACCGCTGACCCGGAACCGGGCCGCCGCGCCGGACATCGGACCCGCACTCCCGCGCCGGGCATCCACGCCGGGCCACCACCCACCCCTCACGCTCCCACCCCCGTCGCCCAAGTCACGTACGTGACGCGGGAGTTCGCGGCGGGCGAGGAGGACTTGCCGTGTCCGGATCGCCCGTCGGTCCGTCGCCCGACCCGGGCGAGGCACTAGGGTTGCCGCGTGGCGAGGGTGCGGTTGAGCGTGGCGGAGCGGCGTCAGGAATTGCTGCGGGCTGCCATCGGGCAGATCGAGGCACGGGGTGTGGCGGCGGTACGGATCGCCGACGTCGCCTCGTCGCTCGGGGTGAGCAACGCGTTGGTGCTGTACCACTTCTCCAGCAAGGAGAAGCTGGTCGCGGCCGCGTTCACCCATGCCGCCGAGGACGACCTCGCCCATCTGCGCAAGCTGCTCGGCCGCCGTACGTCCGCGCTGCGACGGCTGCGCTCGGCCGTCCGCTGGTACGCGCCGACCGGCCAGGCCAAGGGCTGGCGGCTGTGGATCGAGGGCTGGGGCGCGGCCCTGCGCGAGCCCGCGCTGCGGGAGGTCACCCGCGATCTCGACAGCCAGTGGAAGGCCGCGATCACCGAGGTGATCGCCGAGGGAGTGGCCGGCGGCGAGTTCCGGTGCCCGGATCCCGCGGGAGCCGCGCTGCGGCTGACGGCGCTGCTCGACGGGCTGGCGGTGCAGATGACCGCCTACGCGGCCGCGGTGTCGCGCGCGCGGGCCCAGGAGTGGGTGGACGACGCGCTCGCGCGCGAGTTGGGACTCGAGCGGGCGGCCCTGACCGCGGCGGTGCGCTGAGGCGCGTGCCCCGGCGCACCGCCGCCGTCAGGGCCCGCGTGCGCCCCGCGGTCCCGCCCGGCGGCCGCCCACCGATGTCCCGCGGCTCAGGCGACGGTCCCGATCCGCATCTTGATGTCGTCCGGCGACAGGCTGCCCTTGGCCGCCACGTGGTCGCCCGAGGACTCCCCGCGCAGCCGCCGTCCGATCCACGGCACGAGATACTCGCGCGCCCAGTGGATGTCGTCCCGGCGCACCTCGAACGTGCCCCGGGGCGGCAGGGGCGGCCACGGCTGGTCCGGGTCCGCCGGTACGTCGAGGCCGAGGACCTGGCCGGCCCGCAGCGCGACCCGGGTGTGACCCTCCGGCGACAGGTGCAGCCGGTCGCCGTCCCACGCGCGCCGGTCCTGGACCGTCTTCAGGGACCACAGGTCGAGGACCGGACAGCCGTACCGGTCCGCGATGGCCCGCACGTGCCCGTTGTACGTGGCGATCTTGCCGCGCAGGTGCTTCAGCACCGGGACGCCACGGGTGTCGAAGCCGGTCGTCACCATGACGGTGCCCACGGCGGAGGTGAGGTCGGCGACCGCGCGCTCGAAACGCTCCGCGACCTCGTCGGGGTCGGTGCCGGGACGGATGATGTCGTTGCCGCCCGCACAGAAGGAGACCAGGTCCGGGGCGAGTTCCTTGGCCCGCCGGAGCTGGTCGTCGACGACCTGGTCGAGCAGCTTCCCGCGCACGGCGAGGTTGGTGTAGGTGAAGTCGCCCTCCGGCTGCCGGTCCGCGAGCAGTACCGCGAAACGGTCCGCCCAACCGACGAGGGCTCCTTCGGGGCCGGGGTCGCCGACGCCTTCGGTGAAGCTGTCCCCCACCGCCACGTACGACCCGATCACCGCTCTGTTGTCACTCTTCGAATCGTCTGCCACGTCGAGCCATGATTCACCTTGGGATGTGAGCTACGCGACCGTAGGAATGGGTTGACGGGTGGTGATATAAGCCACTCATAAAGAATGGCCGAAATCCGGAATAGGGCTTCCCCAGGCGTGGTTGAACAGCCGACACGCCGCGGGCCGGACCCCTTGCCTCAAGGGGTCCGGCCCGTCGGACGCATGGGGGTGTGTCAGGCGACGACGACACCGTGCGCGCGCAGGTACGCGACCGGGTCCAGGTCCGAGCCGTAGTCAGGCGTCGTGCGGATCTCGAAGTGCAGGTGCGGACCGGTGACGTTGCCGGTCGCGCCGGAGAGACCGACCTGCTGCCCCTCGGTCACGGCCTGCCCCGCGGAGACGGTGAGCGCGGACATGTGGGCGTACTGCGAGTACCGGCCGTCGGCGTGCTGGACGACGACCTGGTTGCCGTACGCGCCGCCCCAGCCGGCCGAGACGACGGTGCCCGCGGCGACGGACCTGACCGTGGTGCCGGTCGGGACCACGAAGTCCACACCGGTGTGGTAGCCGCTGGACCACATGCTGCCGGGCACCTTGTAGCCGGTGCCGATGGTGGCCCCCTCGACCGGCAGGGTGTACCCCGCGTCGGCGGCCTTGGCCGCGGTCGCCGCGGCGGTCCTGGTCGCGGAGGCCGCCGCGACGGCGGGCCGCACGGAGGTCGGGGTGGCGGCGGACGCCGACGACGGCGTGGCGCCCTGTCCCCCGATCGTCAGCTTCAGACCGGGACGGATCACCGTCGGATCGGCGCCGACGACCGCGCGGTTGTCGGCGTAGAGCTTCTTCCAGCCGCCGCTGACGTGCTGCCGGTCGGCGATCTTCGCGAGCGTGTCACCGGCCTTCACGACGTAGGTCTTCGGCGCGGCCTTCTCCGCGGCGCCTCCCGCGGACACGGAAACCGTGGTGACCTTCTGCACGACGGCCGGGACCGCGGCCGCCGGGGCCGCGGCGTGGGCGCAGACGGCCCCCATCAACGGCAGGGCGAGCGCGGCACCACCGGTGCCGGCCACGGCGATCGAACGGGGCAGACGCAGGAACTTGGGGCGACGGTGTTTACCCTTCGCGGGCATGGCTCATTTCCTCTCCGGCGCCTGCGAGGTGAGCTGTCGGGTGCGGACTGGAGATGTCCGGCCGCGCGGCGGCGCGGCTGTACCCCTAGCCGTTCCGGAGACCGGAACAGGCGCGATACCTGTGGGTCCCCCGCTCCTGCCGTGTACGGGTGAGTGCGGATTCCGGGCGGCGGCAGGATTGGGCGTCCGTCCGGATTGAGGGCGAACGTAGGCGAGGGACGAGCGTGCCGACAACTGTGCGCGACCCCCCTACGTGCCTCTTTCTTGATCGATGTCCTGATTGCCCGTCACCCTCCGTGCGCGGAGGCGCCGCCGGCCCGGCGATCCACGCGGCCGCACGGGCACGCCGGGGAAGGAGCGTCGCAACACATCGTCACGTGTATGACGCTGCTCACGCACGTCATCCCATGAGGCCATATTCCGGAGCTAGTTCTACCAAATGCACTAAATCGCACATAACAGTCATCTGTGTCAAAACAGGGCGATCGACCGGTCTGGATCCCAGAGCGGTGCCACGGGCCGCCGGGCGCGCGTGCGCCCTCTGCGTCCCGCCGCTCCGTCGACCGCGTCCCGGCAGGTGCGGCGGCGCCTGTGGACAACTCATGGCCCCCGGAACCGATGTCGTATCGTCGAGAGGCGATTCCCGTCGGCGAGCGACGACGAGCGGTGCCGACGGCCCTATGGGAGGAGCCCCCGTGACGCAGCAGGTCCCGTCGACCGAGCCCGAGCTGGCCGGAGTGCGCAACTTCCGAGACGTGGGCGGCCTGCCCACCGTGGACGGCCGGCGGGTGCGGTCCGGACGGCTGTTCCGAAGCGGTCACCTCGCGCACGCGACGGCGGAGGACGCCGCGTTCCTCTCCTCCCTCGGCCTGCACACCATCTTCGACTTCCGCAACGCCTCGGACCAGAAACTGGAGGGCCCTGACGTCGAGCTGCCCGGTGTACGGAACGTGAACCTTCCGCTCACCGACCCGGCCGACGGCAGCGAGTTCTGGAAGATGGTCCGCGACGGCGAGCTCGACCAGCTCCGTGCCCACCTCGGCGGCGGCCGGGCGGCGGACCGGATGATCGGTTCGTACCGCTCGATCATCACCGAGCGGACGGCCGAGCACTCCCAGGTGCTGCACGCCCT includes:
- a CDS encoding TetR/AcrR family transcriptional regulator; protein product: MAERRQELLRAAIGQIEARGVAAVRIADVASSLGVSNALVLYHFSSKEKLVAAAFTHAAEDDLAHLRKLLGRRTSALRRLRSAVRWYAPTGQAKGWRLWIEGWGAALREPALREVTRDLDSQWKAAITEVIAEGVAGGEFRCPDPAGAALRLTALLDGLAVQMTAYAAAVSRARAQEWVDDALARELGLERAALTAAVR
- a CDS encoding tyrosine-protein phosphatase, which translates into the protein MTQQVPSTEPELAGVRNFRDVGGLPTVDGRRVRSGRLFRSGHLAHATAEDAAFLSSLGLHTIFDFRNASDQKLEGPDVELPGVRNVNLPLTDPADGSEFWKMVRDGELDQLRAHLGGGRAADRMIGSYRSIITERTAEHSQVLHALAEDSVPALMHCAAGKDRAGLSIAVTLLAVGVERDAIVTDYLESNARHRRYKVQRNGTSDAARSPEVMELLSPLFDARAEYLTAAFETIEETWGGVDSYLEQALRLTPELRDRLRDRLLD
- a CDS encoding SGNH/GDSL hydrolase family protein, which produces MIGSYVAVGDSFTEGVGDPGPEGALVGWADRFAVLLADRQPEGDFTYTNLAVRGKLLDQVVDDQLRRAKELAPDLVSFCAGGNDIIRPGTDPDEVAERFERAVADLTSAVGTVMVTTGFDTRGVPVLKHLRGKIATYNGHVRAIADRYGCPVLDLWSLKTVQDRRAWDGDRLHLSPEGHTRVALRAGQVLGLDVPADPDQPWPPLPPRGTFEVRRDDIHWAREYLVPWIGRRLRGESSGDHVAAKGSLSPDDIKMRIGTVA
- a CDS encoding M23 family metallopeptidase; translated protein: MPAKGKHRRPKFLRLPRSIAVAGTGGAALALPLMGAVCAHAAAPAAAVPAVVQKVTTVSVSAGGAAEKAAPKTYVVKAGDTLAKIADRQHVSGGWKKLYADNRAVVGADPTVIRPGLKLTIGGQGATPSSASAATPTSVRPAVAAASATRTAAATAAKAADAGYTLPVEGATIGTGYKVPGSMWSSGYHTGVDFVVPTGTTVRSVAAGTVVSAGWGGAYGNQVVVQHADGRYSQYAHMSALTVSAGQAVTEGQQVGLSGATGNVTGPHLHFEIRTTPDYGSDLDPVAYLRAHGVVVA
- a CDS encoding Glu/Leu/Phe/Val dehydrogenase dimerization domain-containing protein, which translates into the protein MTAPSTAPLITLTWTDHVTGRPGFLVVDRLVRGVSSGGLRMREGCTLDEVAGLARGMTMKEALHYNPEGRYIPLGGAKGGIDCDPQDPAAYGLLVRYLRAMRPYIENFWTTGEDLGLSQDLVDRAATEAGLVSSIQAVYPLLDDEKSARSRLADAFAVEVDGIGLDELVGGCGVAESVLAALDRAGVSHPGTRVAVQGLGTMGGATARFLARAGLTVVAVADIKGTIENRDGLDVDALLAARDAYGTVDRAALRPADRELPADAWLSADADVLVPAAVSYAIDTTNQARITARWIVEAANMPVLAEAEDLLAARGVLVLPDVVVNSGTNAWWWWTLFGDIGADADEAFAHTRRSMRGLIDRMLARAEADGTTPRAAAHAIVADRLPVIAERFGWYR